The Camelus dromedarius isolate mCamDro1 chromosome 25, mCamDro1.pat, whole genome shotgun sequence genome has a segment encoding these proteins:
- the CMAS gene encoding N-acylneuraminate cytidylyltransferase encodes MDSVEKGAATSVSNPRGRPSRGRPPKLQRNSRGGQGRGVEKPPHLAALILARGGSKGIPLKNIKHLAGVPLIGWVLRAALDSGVFQSVWVSTDHDEIENVAKQFGAQVHRRSSEVSKDSSTSLDAIIEFLNYHNEVDIIGNIQATSPCLHPTDLQKVAEMIREEGYDSVFSVVRRHQFRWGEIQKGVREMTEPLNLNPAKRPRRQDWDGELYENGSFYFAKRHLIEMGYLQGGKMAYYEMRAEHSVDIDVDIDWPIAEQRVLRFGYFGKEKLKEIKLFVCNIDGCLTNGHIYVSGDQKEIISYDVKDAIGISLLKKSGIEVRLISERACSKQTLSSLKLDCKMEVNVPDKLAVLDEWRKEMGLCWKEVAYLGNEVSDEECLKKVGLSGVPADACAAAQKAVGYICKCNGGRGALREFAEHIFLLMEKVINSCQK; translated from the exons ATGGACTCGGTGGAGAAGGGGGCCGCCACCTCCGTCTCCAACCCGCGGGGGCGGCCCTCGCGGGGCCGGCCGCCGAAGCTGCAGCGCAACTCCCGCGGCGGCCAGGGCCGAGGCGTGGAGAAGCCCCCGCACCTGGCGGCCCTGATTCTGGCCCGGGGCGGCAGCAAGGGCATCCCCCTGAAGAACATTAAGCACCTGGCGGGGGTCCCGCTCATTGGCTGGGTCCTGCGTGCGGCTCTGGACTCGGGGGTCTTCCAGAG TGTGTGGGTTTCAACAGACCATGATGAAATTGAGAATGTGGCCAAACAATTTGGTGCACAAGTTCATCGAAGAAGTTCTGAAGTTTCAAAAGACAGTTCTACCTCACTAGATGCCATCATAGAATTTCTTAATTATCACAATG agGTTGACATTATAGGTAACATTCAAGCTACTTCTCCGTGTTTACATCCTACTGATCTTCAGAAAGTTGCGGAAATGATTCGAGAAGAAGGATatgattctgttttctctgttgtgAGACGCCATCAGTTTCGATGGGGTGAAATTCAGAAAGGAG TTCGTGAAATGACTGAGCCTCTAAATTTGAATCCAGCGAAACGACCTCGCCGACAAGACTGGGATGGAGAATTGTATGAAAATGGCTCGTTTTATTTTGCTAAAAGACATTTGATAGAGATGGGTTACTTACAG GGTGGGAAGATGGCGTACTACGAAATGCGAGCCGAGCACAGCGTGGACATTGATGTGGACATTGACTGGCCTATTGCAGAACAAAGAGTGCTAAG aTTTGGCTATTTTGGCAAAGAGAAGCTGAAGGAGATAAAACTTTTTGTTTGCAATATTGATGGATGTCTCACCAATGGCCACATTTATGTATCAGGAGACCAGAAAGAAATAATATCTTACGATGTAAAAGATGCTATTGGGATAAGTTTATTAAAGAAAAGTGGTATTGAG gtgaggTTAATCTCAGAAAGGGCCTGTTCAAAGCAGACTCTCTCTTCCCTAAAATTGGATTGTAAAATGGAAGTCAATGTACCAGACAAGCTTGCAGTCTTAGATGAGTGGAGAAAGGAGATGGGCCTGTGCTGGAAAGAAGTGGCCTATCTCG GGAACGAAGTGTCTGATGAGGAGTGCTTGAAGAAAGTGGGCCTGAGCGGTGTTCCTGCCGACGCCTGTGCCGCTGCCCAGAAGGCTGTTGGATATATTTGCAAATGCAACGGTGGCCGGGGTGCCCTCCGAGAGTTTGCAGAGCACATTTTCCTACTGATGGAAAAGGTTATTAACTCATGCCAAAAATAG